The nucleotide window AATGGCAAAGATAAAGTAAGCCTTAAATCTTAGGATTTAAGGCTTTTATTTTATACCAAAAGGTATAAGGAGATACTGATTAGTATTTGATAAATAAAATTTATTATTTAATAACATGTATTAAGCATACATAATAATAAGAATTTATTAGCAAGATCGATTTTATTAATATCTTTAATAATTATGCTAGATAATGCTAGCAAGTTTATGATCTTGTGTTAATATTAATATATATTACAAAGTAATACTATGTCAATTTAATAATTAATTTAGTTTAATATTAGGTTTAATTTAATAATATGTTTTATTTAATTCTGAAAAAGGAGATATTTATATGATGAAGGTTAAACATCTCAGTTTATTAATAGTATTAATATTAATGCCATTATTATTGCTACTAATAAGTTGTAATTCAAGTACTGACTTAAAGAAAGATACCGTAGACATGGTATCAAACATTAGAATGCAGGCTTATAGTGAAAAGCGTGAAGTTAAGTTTCATAATGTTTTCGATATATTTGGTTTATCATATGATGATAGACAGGTAATGCTTAAGATACAAGGAGTAGTAACTAATCCTAATATTGGGAAGGATAAAAATTATAAGACATATACTGATTCTCAGTTTTATGATTTAATCAATATTTTAGGTGAGCTTAGGGTTAAAAGCATTATAAAAAGTTATTTAGAAGCTTCTAAAATTCAAAGTAATGTCCAGAAGGCATTTGAGAAAGCTTTAAATAATATTTATGATGATAAGAAAAAATTGAGCTTGCAGAGTAAGCTTAATGATATTAAAGATGGTTATAATTTGAATTTAAAAGAATTATTTAATGAGCGTAGTGTTGATGATGTGTATGCTAAGATTGCAAATAATACTTATATGTCTCAAGTAATAGCTAATGCAAATGCTCAGCTATCTCAGCTTAGATCGCATGTTAGAGGTGTTGCTAATGATAAGGATGTATATCTGCAACTTTCAGCCAATGAGCAAGATGTAATTGATGATATTAAAGGCATAGTAACTAATCCTGCTGTTGCTAAGGATTACGATTATGAGACATCTACTGATTCTAAGTTTTATGATTTATTAAATACTCTAGATATTCTTAAAGTTAGGGAAATGATAGAAGCTTATCTAAGAGAAGCAAGAAAGAGAGCTGAGAAGTACGCAGAGGTTAAGAGCATTATTGATAGTATTGAAGATAGTGTTTTAAGAGAAAAATTGCAAAAACTACTTGATGATAAGCATGACCTTTACAAGGTAACTTTAAAGAGGATCTTCAATAGCTCTAACTCTGATTTTATATATCAAGAAGTTGTGCATGGTGATTATATTCCTCTTTTTGGTGATTTTAGAGACGATATTGCAGGCATTAAAAATTTTGAAGATATATATAAAGGGCTTTCAAGTGACGAGCAAGCTTTAATTGAGGATATAAGAAGTAATGATACAGAGCGCTCTAAGTTAAAATTTAAGGCATTGTTGGGTCGTTTGGGTTCCAAGGCGATTAGCGAGATTATAGCCTTTCATTTAAATGTTCTTCAAGAAAAAGAAGCTGCTAAATCAGTTTTAGGCAATGTTCCTAAAGGGGATGAAAAGGAAGATTTGGTACAGCAATTTGAAAGATATGTTTATAATTATGACCTCCATTTAGAATGGTGCTTTCAGGATAGTAATCCTTATAATAGAATCAAGAATAGTAAATATGCTAGTAATTTTACTAAGATTAAAGAAGAGGCTTTAAAACTCACCCCAGTAAATGAGGTGGGTAATGCTGATGGTGATCTTCATATTAAGGATAATAAATAAAAATAAATATTAAAATAAGGTAATCGATTAGGTTAAGCCTTTTAAAGTAAGCCTTAGGAGTTAAGAGTATAAGGCTTGACTCCTACTTATGTATATCCGTGGATTACATTGAATATATGTGTTGTTTGCTGATTATTAAATTAAAAATAGATAATCATTAAATATGTTAATTATCTCAATGGATGCGTAAGTAGTGGTTTTTAAAATGGTTAGATATTACTTTAATATAGTAACATTATAATAGTAATTTTATAATGTTATTTAATTGAATGATGTATTTAATGATTTAATTGAGTTTAAAAAGGAGATATTTATATGATGAGAGTTAAACATTTCAGTTTATTGGTGGTATTAATGTTAATGTCATTATTATTACTAATAGGCTGCAGTTCAGACGCCACTATGCCAGAGCCTGATGTGTCAAAGCCTGATGTTAAAGATATGAAAGATGAGGGTGTAGAGCTTAAGCAGTTTCTTGATACATTTAATTTATTAGCTGATGAGCAAGTAGCAGTTGGCGAGATTCAAGGTATATTACTTGATCCTAATATTGGTAAGTCTGAAGGTTATAAGATATATACCGTGCAGGGGTTTTTTGATTTACTTAAAACTTTAGGTGCTCTTAGAGTTAAAAAAATTGTAGAGAATTATTTAAGAGTTAGTAATGTTCAGAAAAATTTTGAGAAATCTATAGATGAGTTTCATGACGCTAATGAAAAGGATCAATTGCGTAAGAAGCTTAATGATAATAGAGCTAGTTATGCGTTGTATTTGAAAAAGTTATTTAGTAAGAGTGCTCCGGGTAGCGTTATAAGTGATGATTATATTTCTGGAATGGCTAAGCAGGTAGATGATCAGATAGCTTTACTTGAAAGAGAAATTAAAGGTGTTCTGCAAGATAAATATATATATTTACATTTTGCATTAGAGGAGCAATTAGCACTTAATGAGATTAAAGATATATTACTTGATCCTAAAATTGGTAAGTATAAAGGTTATGATAAATATACTTTGGAGATCTTTTATAAGTTACTGGGAACTTTAGGTGATGTTAAATTAAAGACAATGATAGAGGCTTATCTAAGATATGAGCAACTTAGAGCTGTAGATTATGCAAAAGTTAGTAAGGCTATTAAAGATATTGAAGATTTAGTATTCAAGGAAAGATTTCAACAAGAGCTTGATGACATAAATAATAAGTATACGTTGGCTTTAAAAGCCTTGTTTCATGCTCCTAATACTGATTCTATATATCAAGGAGTTGTAAGGCGGATTTATTATCCTCATTACTTTAATTTGCTTTTAAAAGGAGTCCAAGGATTTATAAGGTTTGAAGAGACATTCGCAGATCTCTTAGAGTATGAGCAGGATGTAATTAGATATATGGAAGAAGAGGTTCAAGAGGCTGGTGAGTTGGATTTCAAAATTTTGTTAGGTGAGTTAGGTGTTGATAGGCTTAAAAAAATTGTAGA belongs to Borrelia coriaceae and includes:
- a CDS encoding BTA121 domain-containing protein surface lipoprotein: MMKVKHLSLLIVLILMPLLLLLISCNSSTDLKKDTVDMVSNIRMQAYSEKREVKFHNVFDIFGLSYDDRQVMLKIQGVVTNPNIGKDKNYKTYTDSQFYDLINILGELRVKSIIKSYLEASKIQSNVQKAFEKALNNIYDDKKKLSLQSKLNDIKDGYNLNLKELFNERSVDDVYAKIANNTYMSQVIANANAQLSQLRSHVRGVANDKDVYLQLSANEQDVIDDIKGIVTNPAVAKDYDYETSTDSKFYDLLNTLDILKVREMIEAYLREARKRAEKYAEVKSIIDSIEDSVLREKLQKLLDDKHDLYKVTLKRIFNSSNSDFIYQEVVHGDYIPLFGDFRDDIAGIKNFEDIYKGLSSDEQALIEDIRSNDTERSKLKFKALLGRLGSKAISEIIAFHLNVLQEKEAAKSVLGNVPKGDEKEDLVQQFERYVYNYDLHLEWCFQDSNPYNRIKNSKYASNFTKIKEEALKLTPVNEVGNADGDLHIKDNK
- a CDS encoding BTA121 domain-containing protein surface lipoprotein; this encodes MMRVKHFSLLVVLMLMSLLLLIGCSSDATMPEPDVSKPDVKDMKDEGVELKQFLDTFNLLADEQVAVGEIQGILLDPNIGKSEGYKIYTVQGFFDLLKTLGALRVKKIVENYLRVSNVQKNFEKSIDEFHDANEKDQLRKKLNDNRASYALYLKKLFSKSAPGSVISDDYISGMAKQVDDQIALLEREIKGVLQDKYIYLHFALEEQLALNEIKDILLDPKIGKYKGYDKYTLEIFYKLLGTLGDVKLKTMIEAYLRYEQLRAVDYAKVSKAIKDIEDLVFKERFQQELDDINNKYTLALKALFHAPNTDSIYQGVVRRIYYPHYFNLLLKGVQGFIRFEETFADLLEYEQDVIRYMEEEVQEAGELDFKILLGELGVDRLKKIVEIHLDVLKEQKSTEKFLKDLPKGDKKDDLKSQFADYVNDYIPHLESCFKGADVDEIYNKFINSKYADNFKMLRKSDSPAAGNQAGNASSMPSATPDATTTSNP